In the Nitrosarchaeum sp. genome, one interval contains:
- a CDS encoding 30S ribosomal protein S17, translated as MTLNIGLKVKAPSRECTDAHCPFHGKLSVRGKLFDGKVTSNKAKQTITLQKESPIYYLKFKRYARSKNTIHAHVPECIDVQTGDHVLTAECRPISKSVSYVVVEVKA; from the coding sequence ACATTGGATTAAAAGTAAAGGCACCAAGCAGAGAATGCACGGATGCACATTGTCCATTTCATGGAAAACTATCAGTTAGAGGAAAATTATTTGATGGTAAAGTTACAAGCAACAAAGCAAAACAGACAATCACATTACAAAAAGAATCGCCAATTTACTATCTAAAATTCAAAAGATATGCAAGAAGCAAAAATACAATTCATGCACATGTACCAGAATGCATCGATGTTCAAACAGGTGATCATGTATTGACTGCAGAATGCAGACCGATATCAAAATCAGTATCATATGTAGTAGTAGAGGTTAAAGCATAA
- a CDS encoding 50S ribosomal protein L14, which yields MAKQAGKGVSEFRPRVTKAIPIGAQIVCADNTGAKILEIVMVQRHHTRHAQLAAASVGDFCNVVVKKGPAELRKQVYGAVIIRQKYAVRRLNGVRVCFEDNAAVLITPEGEVKGTDIKGPVAAEASEKWPRVANLASMVV from the coding sequence ATGGCAAAACAAGCAGGTAAAGGAGTATCAGAATTTCGTCCTCGAGTAACAAAAGCAATTCCAATAGGAGCACAAATAGTGTGTGCTGACAATACAGGTGCAAAAATTTTAGAGATTGTTATGGTACAAAGACATCATACAAGACATGCACAATTAGCAGCTGCATCAGTTGGAGACTTTTGCAATGTTGTTGTAAAAAAAGGTCCTGCAGAATTAAGAAAGCAGGTATATGGTGCAGTTATAATTAGACAAAAATATGCAGTTCGTAGATTAAACGGAGTAAGAGTGTGCTTTGAAGACAATGCAGCTGTTTTGATTACTCCAGAAGGAGAAGTCAAAGGAACAGACATCAAAGGACCAGTTGCAGCAGAAGCTTCAGAAAAATGGCCAAGAGTAGCTAATTTGGCATCAATGGTGGTATAA
- the rplX gene encoding 50S ribosomal protein L24, which yields MKPTKMRNSLIYRATFHTRSKQLGSQLSDDLRKKYGKKSVRVIEGDSIKIVRGEFKGVDGKVSKVSTKKSSVSIEGVKKEKTKGDKFDVYIHTSNLVVTGLNTDDKWRISKLEGKKPTEKPKAVAEKPTKKEETTEKPKAAEKTKKEETTKETLVPKKGKKEVEK from the coding sequence ATGAAACCAACAAAGATGCGTAACAGTTTGATTTACAGGGCAACATTCCATACTAGAAGTAAACAACTAGGAAGTCAATTATCAGATGATCTTCGTAAAAAATATGGTAAAAAAAGTGTCAGAGTAATTGAAGGTGATAGCATAAAAATTGTAAGAGGTGAATTCAAAGGAGTAGATGGAAAAGTATCAAAAGTTTCTACTAAGAAAAGCAGTGTATCTATAGAAGGAGTTAAAAAAGAAAAGACAAAGGGAGACAAATTTGACGTCTACATACACACATCAAACCTGGTAGTTACAGGATTAAACACAGACGATAAATGGAGAATTTCAAAATTAGAAGGCAAAAAACCAACTGAAAAACCAAAAGCAGTAGCAGAAAAACCAACAAAAAAAGAAGAAACAACTGAAAAACCAAAAGCGGCAGAAAAAACAAAGAAAGAAGAGACAACTAAAGAAACATTAGTACCTAAAAAAGGAAAAAAGGAAGTTGAAAAATAA
- a CDS encoding 30S ribosomal protein S4e codes for MVSISGSKKLKRQMAPQFWGIKRKDKRFVITVRPGPHKKEYSVPTAVFLRDVLKIVTTLREAKAAIYSGKVKIDGVVRKSLHHAIGLMDVVELENVPEVYRLVPMEGKLLKPLQIKESEKTKKLVRVTSKTTISKGRMQIGFHDGRSTISDTKVNVGDTCLIQIPDQKILEVIKLEKGAHVLVTRGINAGQMGTIETIEEGTYILPKRVVLVLGDRKIEIPTDIILVVGKKEPLIQIK; via the coding sequence ATGGTTAGCATATCTGGAAGTAAAAAACTCAAAAGACAAATGGCTCCTCAATTCTGGGGAATTAAGAGAAAAGACAAACGATTTGTAATTACAGTTAGACCAGGACCACATAAAAAAGAATATTCTGTACCAACTGCAGTATTTCTAAGAGACGTATTAAAAATTGTAACAACACTAAGAGAGGCAAAAGCAGCAATCTATTCTGGCAAAGTAAAAATTGACGGAGTCGTTAGAAAATCACTTCATCATGCAATCGGATTAATGGATGTTGTAGAATTAGAAAATGTTCCAGAAGTTTATCGTCTAGTTCCAATGGAAGGAAAATTACTAAAACCGTTACAGATTAAAGAATCAGAAAAAACAAAAAAACTAGTCAGAGTTACAAGTAAAACAACAATTAGTAAAGGCAGAATGCAAATAGGATTCCATGATGGACGTTCAACAATTTCAGATACCAAAGTAAATGTTGGAGATACATGTTTAATTCAAATTCCAGATCAAAAAATTCTTGAAGTTATAAAATTGGAAAAAGGCGCACATGTTTTGGTTACTCGCGGTATTAACGCAGGACAGATGGGAACAATTGAAACTATTGAAGAAGGAACTTACATTTTACCTAAACGCGTAGTACTAGTTTTAGGTGATAGAAAAATCGAAATTCCAACAGACATCATCCTAGTAGTAGGAAAAAAGGAGCCTCTAATTCAAATAAAGTGA
- a CDS encoding 50S ribosomal protein L5 has product MSQITESPMKKITLEKVVLNMGLGKSGDIIIVAKKALDHISGKKSSAREAKETQREWGVRQGEPIGVAVTVRGQDARDLLKRLLDAKANQINGKSFDNFGNFSFGIKEHIDIPGVKYDPQVGILGLGISVTLTRPGYGIRKRSKHKASVGKSHTIKSQEAKDYLVKEFGVTIV; this is encoded by the coding sequence ATGTCCCAAATAACAGAATCTCCAATGAAGAAAATAACTTTAGAAAAAGTTGTCCTAAACATGGGTTTAGGAAAATCGGGCGATATTATCATAGTAGCAAAAAAAGCACTAGATCACATCTCTGGTAAAAAATCATCTGCGCGAGAAGCAAAAGAAACACAAAGAGAGTGGGGAGTCAGACAAGGAGAACCAATAGGAGTTGCAGTTACAGTAAGAGGACAAGATGCACGTGATTTGTTAAAACGATTACTTGATGCAAAAGCTAATCAGATAAACGGTAAATCATTTGATAATTTTGGAAACTTTTCATTTGGAATTAAAGAACACATCGATATACCTGGAGTAAAATATGATCCACAAGTTGGAATTTTAGGTCTAGGAATTTCAGTAACTTTAACAAGACCAGGATATGGAATTAGAAAAAGAAGTAAACATAAAGCAAGTGTTGGAAAATCACACACAATTAAAAGTCAGGAAGCAAAGGATTATCTAGTAAAGGAGTTTGGAGTCACGATAGTATAA
- a CDS encoding 30S ribosomal protein S14: protein MAKDRSYEATGRKKHDFGRGSKWCKRCGDYTAVIQKYELMLCRRCFREVATSLGFRKNM, encoded by the coding sequence ATGGCAAAAGATAGATCATATGAAGCAACTGGAAGAAAGAAACACGATTTTGGAAGAGGTTCCAAATGGTGTAAACGATGTGGGGATTATACAGCTGTAATTCAAAAATATGAGTTAATGTTATGCAGACGATGTTTTAGAGAAGTAGCAACATCTTTAGGTTTTAGGAAAAATATGTGA
- a CDS encoding 30S ribosomal protein S8 — protein sequence MPAQNILANLFVTLYNNEARRKSDCIILPTSKLGIEVLKTLQKDGYIGEFEHIDDKRGGKFKIELLAKITKCGAISPRFKVKNTEYNDWEQQYLPAYNRGMLLVTTNQGVMSHHDAVNKGLGGFLIGYVY from the coding sequence ATGCCAGCACAAAACATCTTAGCAAATCTATTTGTAACTTTATACAATAACGAAGCAAGAAGAAAAAGCGACTGCATAATTCTTCCAACTTCAAAATTAGGAATTGAAGTACTCAAAACACTTCAAAAAGACGGATACATTGGAGAGTTTGAACATATTGATGATAAACGAGGCGGAAAATTCAAAATAGAATTATTAGCAAAAATTACAAAATGCGGAGCAATTTCACCAAGATTCAAAGTAAAAAATACAGAGTATAACGACTGGGAACAACAATACTTACCAGCTTACAATAGAGGAATGCTACTAGTAACAACAAATCAAGGAGTCATGTCACACCATGATGCCGTAAACAAAGGATTGGGAGGGTTTTTGATAGGATATGTCTACTGA
- a CDS encoding 50S ribosomal protein L6, whose amino-acid sequence MSTEQIEKFQEVVDIPEGVKVTLKKNMMHFEGPLGKTHKNFRNIPVNIEVKEGKVILKSQGYRKRDYSILHTARSIIRNLCEGLVVGYTIKMKIAFAHFPITVKVQDRTVLIENFQGERSSRITKIIGNTKVVPKGEDVILTGEVWNHITQTAANIELRSKVKDKDHRVFLDGVYVYEKKKGIEK is encoded by the coding sequence ATGTCTACTGAGCAGATTGAAAAATTCCAAGAAGTGGTAGATATACCAGAAGGGGTTAAAGTAACTTTAAAGAAAAACATGATGCATTTTGAAGGACCGTTGGGTAAAACTCACAAAAATTTCAGAAACATTCCAGTAAATATTGAAGTCAAAGAGGGTAAAGTCATACTGAAATCACAAGGGTATAGAAAAAGAGATTATTCCATACTTCACACTGCAAGATCGATTATCCGAAATCTTTGTGAAGGTTTGGTAGTTGGGTATACAATTAAAATGAAAATAGCATTTGCACACTTTCCAATCACAGTAAAGGTACAAGATAGAACTGTATTAATTGAAAATTTTCAAGGAGAGAGATCATCGAGAATTACAAAAATCATAGGAAACACAAAAGTAGTTCCAAAAGGAGAAGACGTAATTTTAACAGGAGAGGTATGGAATCACATCACTCAAACAGCTGCAAACATAGAACTTCGCAGTAAAGTAAAAGACAAAGATCACAGAGTCTTCTTAGATGGCGTTTACGTATATGAGAAGAAAAAAGGAATAGAAAAATAA
- a CDS encoding DUF2299 family protein — MGTSRMRDNVERWLIHEGLSFEDMKNTENTFQILVKHAGKYGIPAEIFEPKSQLGVIVIGAKVIMKDNQISRYLGFTEDEKEKFERRVAEYCNSIQAINRIVTEDGKQKVGVFVVLDDKDNINQQTVLDALNRVSELHEKTSRFLMKTF, encoded by the coding sequence ATGGGCACCTCAAGAATGCGAGATAATGTGGAAAGATGGTTAATTCATGAAGGCCTCTCATTTGAGGATATGAAAAATACCGAGAATACATTTCAAATTTTGGTAAAGCATGCAGGAAAATACGGAATTCCTGCGGAGATTTTCGAGCCAAAATCTCAACTAGGAGTAATTGTCATAGGGGCAAAAGTGATAATGAAAGATAACCAAATTTCAAGATACTTGGGATTTACAGAAGATGAAAAAGAAAAATTTGAGAGAAGAGTTGCTGAATATTGCAATTCAATACAAGCAATTAATCGAATTGTTACCGAAGATGGTAAGCAAAAGGTAGGGGTATTTGTCGTATTAGATGACAAAGACAACATAAACCAGCAAACTGTTCTAGATGCACTAAATAGAGTATCAGAATTGCATGAGAAAACATCTAGATTTTTGATGAAAACTTTCTAG
- a CDS encoding DUF4352 domain-containing protein: MARIGIIIVIIGIIVSMGAAMYMYTQYQTNFIIGKSGEAVTVGPVEYIVTFDGTHEGNKERVPENTFVKIKIIAKNISNEDTRISGGQFYIVDEKQQNHRAIYGKFSADDLLDYVLEPNKPAMFTTQFDIPYDEQNQYSITIRPTKIQSTVDTAVICITNC; encoded by the coding sequence ATGGCTCGAATCGGCATTATAATTGTAATTATAGGAATCATAGTTTCCATGGGAGCTGCCATGTACATGTATACTCAATATCAGACTAATTTCATTATTGGAAAATCAGGCGAAGCAGTGACAGTAGGACCTGTTGAATATATTGTGACTTTTGACGGAACACATGAAGGAAACAAGGAAAGAGTACCTGAAAACACATTTGTGAAAATTAAAATCATTGCAAAAAACATTAGCAATGAAGACACAAGAATTTCTGGAGGACAGTTTTACATTGTCGATGAAAAACAACAAAATCATCGAGCAATATATGGTAAGTTTTCTGCAGATGACTTACTAGACTATGTGTTAGAGCCAAACAAACCAGCAATGTTTACGACACAATTTGACATTCCATATGATGAACAAAATCAATACAGTATTACAATTCGTCCAACAAAAATACAATCAACAGTAGATACAGCGGTAATTTGCATCACTAATTGTTGA
- a CDS encoding PPOX class F420-dependent oxidoreductase, translating to MEEKAVKLFQQKNIVFIATLMKDGSPQLSPVWANCDSDYVYVNTAEGRIKHKNILRDPRVAVSVVGNNNPLDMTTIRGKVEEIIPDYNYAHADKLTQQYLGKNHYPFKRENEKRIILKIKPEHVFVLPELKMND from the coding sequence TTGGAAGAAAAAGCCGTAAAACTGTTTCAGCAAAAAAATATCGTATTTATTGCAACTTTGATGAAAGACGGTTCTCCTCAACTCTCCCCGGTATGGGCTAACTGTGATTCAGATTATGTTTATGTGAATACTGCTGAAGGAAGAATTAAACACAAAAATATTTTACGTGATCCTCGAGTTGCAGTATCAGTTGTAGGAAATAACAATCCCCTTGACATGACAACAATTCGAGGAAAAGTTGAGGAAATAATCCCTGATTATAATTATGCACATGCAGACAAATTAACTCAGCAATACCTGGGAAAAAATCATTATCCTTTCAAAAGAGAAAATGAAAAAAGAATTATTCTTAAAATAAAACCAGAACATGTTTTTGTATTACCTGAATTAAAAATGAATGACTAG
- a CDS encoding winged helix-turn-helix domain-containing protein — translation MSTLLEKEIKVNRILTTSVQHARAIEDPARSKIIEILYHRALSADQISSELKKTGYKKALTTVRHHLDILKESGLIEIAKIEESRGAITKFYSTSTKLLGYAAPDDFDSKYSKVIDNTSVKIEKILKSITPKTAKTKKVKGGNSADYSQYLVMEIMNRAMTNIMENSGNDHE, via the coding sequence ATGTCTACACTCCTAGAAAAAGAAATCAAAGTAAATCGTATTCTTACAACAAGCGTCCAACACGCACGTGCAATTGAAGACCCTGCACGCTCAAAAATTATTGAAATTCTATACCACCGTGCATTATCTGCAGACCAGATTTCAAGTGAGCTAAAAAAGACAGGATACAAAAAAGCCCTGACCACTGTTCGTCATCATCTTGATATTCTAAAAGAATCTGGATTAATTGAAATTGCCAAAATTGAGGAATCACGTGGTGCTATCACAAAATTTTACAGCACTTCTACAAAGCTACTTGGATATGCTGCTCCTGATGATTTTGATTCAAAATACTCTAAGGTCATTGATAACACATCTGTCAAGATTGAAAAGATTCTCAAATCCATTACTCCAAAGACAGCAAAAACCAAAAAAGTAAAGGGTGGAAACTCTGCAGACTATTCTCAGTATCTGGTAATGGAAATTATGAATCGTGCAATGACCAACATTATGGAGAATTCTGGTAATGATCATGAATAG
- the purC gene encoding phosphoribosylaminoimidazolesuccinocarboxamide synthase: protein MKFLTSGKVKDLYDVDENTLLFKFSDRVSAYDVKFKENIPKKGEVLCKFAEFWFDTIPVSNHFIKKQSDTEILVKKMKMLPIECVVRGYFYGSLINRWKKGEVKLPPGTDTILAAKLLEPIFDPTTKSEHDIPIDKQKALQMNLVNEEQYLWLEKTSVDIYKKMSEVADKSGFILADLKLEFGILDGKITLGDSIGPDEYRLWPKETYKIGKTQESFDKQILRDWLTENGYQKQFDDSRDTGKEPIPPAIPIEIIQKMTNRYVIAYEKLTGHSL from the coding sequence GTGAAATTTCTAACGTCTGGAAAGGTAAAGGATCTGTACGATGTCGATGAAAATACTCTTCTCTTCAAATTCTCAGATAGGGTTTCGGCATATGACGTAAAATTCAAAGAAAATATTCCTAAAAAGGGTGAGGTTTTGTGCAAATTTGCAGAATTTTGGTTTGATACGATTCCTGTTTCTAATCATTTTATAAAAAAACAATCGGATACTGAGATTCTTGTAAAAAAAATGAAGATGCTTCCAATAGAGTGTGTGGTTCGAGGCTATTTTTATGGTAGTTTGATAAACCGATGGAAAAAAGGCGAAGTAAAATTACCACCAGGCACTGACACTATACTTGCTGCAAAACTTTTAGAGCCTATTTTTGATCCAACCACAAAATCAGAACATGATATTCCAATTGATAAACAAAAAGCATTACAAATGAATTTAGTAAATGAAGAACAATACTTATGGCTTGAAAAAACATCCGTTGATATTTACAAAAAAATGTCTGAGGTGGCAGATAAATCTGGATTTATTTTGGCTGATCTAAAACTAGAGTTTGGAATTTTAGACGGGAAAATAACACTGGGCGATTCTATTGGTCCTGACGAATACCGTTTATGGCCAAAGGAGACATACAAGATTGGTAAAACTCAAGAGTCATTTGATAAACAGATACTTCGAGATTGGTTAACTGAGAATGGATATCAAAAGCAATTCGACGATTCACGAGATACAGGAAAAGAACCAATACCTCCTGCAATCCCAATTGAGATAATTCAAAAGATGACAAACCGATATGTCATTGCATATGAAAAATTAACTGGTCATTCTCTTTAA
- a CDS encoding DUF427 domain-containing protein, with product MKAIWNDVVIAESDDTVIVEGNHYFPMGSIKSEHFKKTDLTTFCGWKGMANYYSVTINGKTNKDCAWYYAEPNDAAKKIKGMVAFWNGVEIK from the coding sequence ATGAAAGCAATTTGGAATGATGTTGTAATTGCAGAAAGCGATGATACTGTAATAGTTGAAGGAAATCATTATTTCCCAATGGGTTCGATAAAATCTGAACATTTTAAAAAAACTGATTTAACAACTTTTTGTGGATGGAAGGGAATGGCAAATTATTACTCTGTGACAATTAACGGAAAAACCAACAAAGACTGTGCATGGTATTATGCTGAACCAAATGATGCTGCCAAAAAGATCAAAGGAATGGTAGCGTTTTGGAATGGCGTTGAGATAAAATAA
- a CDS encoding Lrp/AsnC ligand binding domain-containing protein encodes METAYVLVKSQVAHEMDVMGELLKIDNVKEARGTFGVYDIFVKVEAKTSKELEDTITKNIRKVKYVISTTTLSVIPEQDKN; translated from the coding sequence ATGGAAACTGCATATGTTCTAGTAAAAAGCCAAGTAGCACATGAAATGGATGTGATGGGTGAATTGCTAAAAATTGATAACGTAAAAGAGGCAAGAGGAACATTTGGCGTTTATGATATTTTTGTAAAAGTAGAGGCAAAAACATCAAAAGAACTTGAAGATACAATTACAAAAAATATTAGAAAAGTAAAATATGTGATTTCTACTACCACCCTGTCGGTAATTCCAGAACAAGACAAAAACTAG